A window of Primulina tabacum isolate GXHZ01 chromosome 4, ASM2559414v2, whole genome shotgun sequence contains these coding sequences:
- the LOC142541968 gene encoding uncharacterized protein LOC142541968 has product MSLRQGDLSVAEFVQNFDRGYHFVPLIANDAAEKLRQFLDGLRPTIRHDVMLTDPVDYTTSVSKAFRAEQSLKDIDWEMQRKRNCAQQASQHNKKPYTGPPKRPGQPKPQQLCKECDRHHYGKCMWGTYKCFKCGGKRHKAGDCSKLNQSTTGRVYVMHAEQAESDTTLITGRILLAGISTYALLDSGAMHSFISESFVKKLRILPVDVESGFKVIVLSGELMVSSSMVKDVELKLQKNIKRAEVIVETMPEFDIILGMDWLTLNGATIDLRRRSVSIRPPNGEAFIFEAVQNNQMQHIISCVLADKLIQKGCQGFLDSIVSTPDIDSRSIEDVEVVKDFPDAFSNDVSGIPLEREVEFAIELILVLFVKKNDGTMRLCIDYRELNRVTVKNNHEEHDHHLRTTLQVLRNWKLYAKFSKCEFWLERVELLGHIVSKEGVEVDPSKVESIKQWPVPKSVMEIHSFLGLAGYYHKLRVLSIAVHLTSLTKKNMNFVWGPKCQKCFDQLKQEPTTASVFAMPTDQGEYVVFTDASKLGLGVVLMQNDRVIAYESRKLKIHEKNYPTRDPKLAVVVFALKIWRHYLYGEK; this is encoded by the exons ATGAGTCTTCGCCAGGGGGATTTATCTGTTGCCGAGTTTGTACAGAATTTTGATAGGGGCTATCATTTTGTTCCATTGATTGCGAATGATGCAGCGGAGAAATTACGACAATTCCTTGATGGATTGAGGCCTACGATTCGTCACGATGTGATGCTCACTGATCCTGTCGATTATACTACTTCTGTTTCCAAAGCTTTTCGAGCCGAGCAGTCACTGAAGGATATTGATTGGGAGATGCAGCGTAAGAGGAATTGCGCCCAACAAGCTAGTCAGCATAATAAGAAGCCTTATACGGGGCCACCGAAGCGGCCAGGACAGCCAAAACCACAA CAGCTTTGCAAGGAGTGTGATCGCCATCactatggcaagtgcatgtggggtacatacaagtgcttcaagtgcggAGGAAAGAGGCATAAGGCTGGTGATTGCTCAAAGCTCAATCAATCCACGACTGGAAGGGTTTACGTGATGCATGCTGAGCAAGCAGAGTCAGACACTACGCTTATTACAG GACGAATATTGCTAGCGGGAATATCTACTTACGCTTTACTAGACTCTGGAGCTATGCACTCGTTCATATctgaatccttcgtgaagaaattgAGAATCTTACCAGTGGACGTGGAGTCGGGATTCAAAGTTATTGTGCTTTCTGGCGAACTTATGGTTTCTAGTAGCATGGTCAAGGATGTGGAACTTAAATTGCAAAAGAATATTAAACGAGCAGAAGTTATAGTAGAAACTATGCCTGAGTTCGATATTATTTTGGGCATGGATTGGCTTACACTGAATGGGGCCACTATTGATCTTCGGCGGAGgtcagtatctattagaccaCCAAATGGGGAAGCATTTATCTTTGAGGCAGTGCAAAACAATCAAATGCAGCATATTATTTCATGTGTGCTTGCGGATAAGCTTATTCAAAAGGGTTGCCAAGGTTTTCTTGATAGTATTGTTTCTACACCCGACATTGACAGTCGATCTATCGAGGATGTGGAAGTAGTTAAGGATTTTCCGGATGCATTTTCCAACGATGTTTCCGGAATTCCACTTGAAAGAGAGGTGGAATTCGCTATTGAATTGATTCTCG tgttatttgtgaaaaagaatgATGGAACTATGAGGTTGTGCATCGACTATAGGGAGCTTAATAGAgtgacagtgaagaacaa ccatgaggagcatgATCATCATTTAAGGACGACCTTGCAAGTTTTAAGAAATtggaaattatatgcaaagttcagcaagtgtgagttttggctagaAAGGGTGGAACTTTTAGGCCACATCGTGTCAAAGGAGGGAGTAGAAGTCGACCCATCTAAGGTGGAGTCAATTAAGCAGTGGCCTGTGCCTAAAAGTGTGATGGAAATAcatagtttcttgggtttagccgGCTACTATCACAAGTTAAGGGTTTTATCTATTGCAGTACACTTGACGtcattgacgaagaaaaataTGAATTTCGTATGGGGGCCGAAATGTCAAAAGTGTTTTGATCAGTTGAAGCAAGAACCCACTACCGCGTCGGTTTTTGCTATGCCGACAGATCAAGGGGAATATGTGGTATTTACTGATGCTTCAAAACTTGGATTGGGCGTCGTTCtcatgcaaaatgaccgagttatagcatATGAGTCTAGAAAATTGAAaatacatgaaaaaaattatccgACGCGTGATCCAAAGCTTGCAGTAGTCGTATTTGcgttgaaaatttggaggcactacttgTATGGTGAAAAATGA